From the Homo sapiens chromosome 1, GRCh38.p14 Primary Assembly genome, one window contains:
- the B4GALT2 gene encoding beta-1,4-galactosyltransferase 2 isoform a (isoform a is encoded by transcript variant 1), with translation MAVEVQEQWPCLPAAGCPGPLGGPVAACGMSRLLGGTLERVCKAVLLLCLLHFLVAVILYFDVYAQHLAFFSRFSARGPAHALHPAASSSSSSSNCSRPNATASSSGLPEVPSALPGPTAPTLPPCPDSPPGLVGRLLIEFTSPMPLERVQRENPGVLMGGRYTPPDCTPAQTVAVIIPFRHREHHLRYWLHYLHPILRRQRLRYGVYVINQHGEDTFNRAKLLNVGFLEALKEDAAYDCFIFSDVDLVPMDDRNLYRCGDQPRHFAIAMDKFGFRLPYAGYFGGVSGLSKAQFLRINGFPNEYWGWGGEDDDIFNRISLTGMKISRPDIRIGRYRMIKHDRDKHNEPNPQRFTKIQNTKLTMKRDGIGSVRYQVLEVSRQPLFTNITVDIGRPPSWPPRG, from the exons ATGGCTGTGGAAGTCCAGGAGCAGTGGCCTTGTTT GCCAGCAGCCGGATGCCCGGGCCCACTGGGCGGGCCAGTGGCCGCCTGCGGGATGAGCAGACTGCTGGGGGGGACGCTGGAGCGCGTCTGCAAGGCTGTGCTCCTTCTCTGCCTGCTGCACTTCCTCGTGGCCGTCATCCTCTACTTTGACGTCTACGCCCAGCACCTGGCCTTCTTCAGCCGCTTCAGTGCCCGAGGCCCTGCCCATGCCCTCCACCCAGCtgctagcagcagcagcagcagcagcaactgcTCCCGGCCCAACGCCACCGCCTCTAGCTCCGGGCTCCCTGAGGTCCCCAGTGCCCTGCCCGGTCCCACGGCTCCCACGCTGCCACCCTGTCCTGACTCGCCACCTGGTCTTG TGGGCAGACTGCTGATCGAGTTCACCTCACCCATGCCCCTGGAGCGGGTGCAGAGGGAGAACCCAGGCGTGCTCATGGGCGGCCGATACACACCGCCCGACTGCACCCCAGCCCAGACGGTGGCGGTCATCATCCCCTTTAGACACCGGGAACACCACCTGCGCTACTGGCTCCACTATCTACACCCCATCTTGAGGCGGCAGCGGCTGCGCTACGGCGTCTATGTCATCAACCAG CATGGTGAGGACACCTTCAACCGGGCCAAGCTGCTTAACGTGGGCTTCCTAGAGGCGCTGAAGGAGGATGCCGCCTATGACTGCTTCATCTTCAGCGATGTGGACCTGGTCCCCATGGATGACCGCAACCTATACCGCTGCGGCGACCAACCCCGCCACTTTGCCATTGCCATGGACAAGTTTGGCTTccg GCTTCCCTATGCTGGCTACTTTGGAGGTGTGTCAGGCCTGAGTAAggctcagtttctgagaatcaatGGCTTCCCCAATGAGTACTGGGGCTGGGGTGGCGAGGATGATGACATCTTCAACCG GATCTCCCTGACTGGGATGAAGATCTCACGCCCAGACATCCGAATCGGCCGCTACCGCATGATCAAGCACGACCGCGACAAGCATAACGAACCTAACCCTCAGAG GTTTACCAAGATTCAAAACACGAAGCTGACCATGAAGCGGGACGGCATTGGGTCAGTGCGGTACCAGGTCTTGGAGGTGTCTCGGCAACCACTCTTCACCAATATCACAGTGGACATTGGGCGGCCTCCGTCGTGGCCCCCTCGGGGCTGA
- the B4GALT2 gene encoding beta-1,4-galactosyltransferase 2 isoform b (isoform b is encoded by transcript variant 2), with the protein MSRLLGGTLERVCKAVLLLCLLHFLVAVILYFDVYAQHLAFFSRFSARGPAHALHPAASSSSSSSNCSRPNATASSSGLPEVPSALPGPTAPTLPPCPDSPPGLVGRLLIEFTSPMPLERVQRENPGVLMGGRYTPPDCTPAQTVAVIIPFRHREHHLRYWLHYLHPILRRQRLRYGVYVINQHGEDTFNRAKLLNVGFLEALKEDAAYDCFIFSDVDLVPMDDRNLYRCGDQPRHFAIAMDKFGFRLPYAGYFGGVSGLSKAQFLRINGFPNEYWGWGGEDDDIFNRISLTGMKISRPDIRIGRYRMIKHDRDKHNEPNPQRFTKIQNTKLTMKRDGIGSVRYQVLEVSRQPLFTNITVDIGRPPSWPPRG; encoded by the exons ATGAGCAGACTGCTGGGGGGGACGCTGGAGCGCGTCTGCAAGGCTGTGCTCCTTCTCTGCCTGCTGCACTTCCTCGTGGCCGTCATCCTCTACTTTGACGTCTACGCCCAGCACCTGGCCTTCTTCAGCCGCTTCAGTGCCCGAGGCCCTGCCCATGCCCTCCACCCAGCtgctagcagcagcagcagcagcagcaactgcTCCCGGCCCAACGCCACCGCCTCTAGCTCCGGGCTCCCTGAGGTCCCCAGTGCCCTGCCCGGTCCCACGGCTCCCACGCTGCCACCCTGTCCTGACTCGCCACCTGGTCTTG TGGGCAGACTGCTGATCGAGTTCACCTCACCCATGCCCCTGGAGCGGGTGCAGAGGGAGAACCCAGGCGTGCTCATGGGCGGCCGATACACACCGCCCGACTGCACCCCAGCCCAGACGGTGGCGGTCATCATCCCCTTTAGACACCGGGAACACCACCTGCGCTACTGGCTCCACTATCTACACCCCATCTTGAGGCGGCAGCGGCTGCGCTACGGCGTCTATGTCATCAACCAG CATGGTGAGGACACCTTCAACCGGGCCAAGCTGCTTAACGTGGGCTTCCTAGAGGCGCTGAAGGAGGATGCCGCCTATGACTGCTTCATCTTCAGCGATGTGGACCTGGTCCCCATGGATGACCGCAACCTATACCGCTGCGGCGACCAACCCCGCCACTTTGCCATTGCCATGGACAAGTTTGGCTTccg GCTTCCCTATGCTGGCTACTTTGGAGGTGTGTCAGGCCTGAGTAAggctcagtttctgagaatcaatGGCTTCCCCAATGAGTACTGGGGCTGGGGTGGCGAGGATGATGACATCTTCAACCG GATCTCCCTGACTGGGATGAAGATCTCACGCCCAGACATCCGAATCGGCCGCTACCGCATGATCAAGCACGACCGCGACAAGCATAACGAACCTAACCCTCAGAG GTTTACCAAGATTCAAAACACGAAGCTGACCATGAAGCGGGACGGCATTGGGTCAGTGCGGTACCAGGTCTTGGAGGTGTCTCGGCAACCACTCTTCACCAATATCACAGTGGACATTGGGCGGCCTCCGTCGTGGCCCCCTCGGGGCTGA
- the CCDC24 gene encoding coiled-coil domain-containing protein 24 isoform 3 (isoform 3 is encoded by transcript variant 3) yields MLRHSPSLWELVEEHVPLRERREVKRILGEAAVDLSLELRAEVAMLRALLQEARSSQAPSSRPISDPSSLLAPPPLLKDLLRQELRQLLQGLRHKAICEGRWEPQAWALSLDTRDQAQAWVQYSPRVLHFALEEPRCDLPEQEIFQMRGGGPSGHRDLSIIKDQLNVSNIDQVARHLRGLLEEECHTLEREILILQRCLEEEYLRPCHPSEAALEPTLAELKEQKKAMEQELQASVGPSCVSPNHRQRPLGSSTQGLRPPLPLCGVAPLQCCLPAPPLEPYLRPRGQSATHRWGRQLQCSPREGPASTPMSSAAPQAPA; encoded by the exons ATGCTCCGGCACTCCCCCTCGCTGTGGGAGCTGGTGGAGGAGCACGTTCCGCTCCGGGAGCGACGCGAAGTGAAGAGGATTCTGGGGGAGGCGGCGGTGGACCTGAGCCTGGAGCTGCGGgcggag GTGGCGATGTTACGGGCACTGCTCCAAGAGGCTCGATCCTCTCAAGCCCCCAGCTCCCGCCCCATCTCTGACCCCTCTTCTCTTCTGGCACCACCGCCTCTCCTAAAGGACCTCTTGCGCCAGGAGCTCCGGCAGTTGCTCCAGGGTCTCCGCCACAAAGCCATCTGTGAGGGCAGGTGGGAGCCTCAGGCCTGGGCCCTTTCCCTAGATACCAG GGACCAGGCCCAAGCTTGGGTCCAGTATAGCCCCAGGGTCCTGCACTTTGCCTTGGAGGAGCCCAGGTGTGATTTGCCAGAACAGGAGATATTCCAGATGAGAGGTGGTGGGCCCAG CGGTCACAGAGATCTCAGCATCATCAAGGACCAACTGAACGTGTCCAACATTGACCAGGTGGCCAGACACCTGAG GGGCCTTCTGGAGGAGGAGTGTCACACCTTGGAGAGGGAGATCCTCATCCTGCAG CGCTGCCTGGAAGAGGAGTATTTGAGGCCTTGCCACCCCTCTGAGGCAGCCCTGGAGCCCACCCTGGCAG AGCTAAAGGAACAGAAGAAGGCCATGGAGCAGGAGCTGCAGGCATCTGTGGGGCCTTCTTGTGTCTCTCCCAACCACAG GCAGCGGCCCTTGGGGTCCTCCACACAGGGCCTCAGACCCCCGCTTCCCCTCTGCGGGGTTGCACCTCTCCAGTGCTGCCTGCCTGCACCTCCTCTGGAGCCCTACCTTCGACCTCGAGGCCAGTCGGCTACCCACCGCTGGGGACGGCAGCTTCAGTGCAGCCCCAGGGAAGGGCCAGCTTCCACACCCATGTCCAGTGCAGCACCCCAAGCCCCAGCCTGA
- the CCDC24 gene encoding coiled-coil domain-containing protein 24 isoform 1 (isoform 1 is encoded by transcript variant 1): MLRHSPSLWELVEEHVPLRERREVKRILGEAAVDLSLELRAEVAMLRALLQEARSSQAPSSRPISDPSSLLAPPPLLKDLLRQELRQLLQGLRHKAICEGRDQAQAWVQYSPRVLHFALEEPRCDLPEQEIFQMRGGGPSSGHRDLSIIKDQLNVSNIDQVARHLRGLLEEECHTLEREILILQRCLEEEYLRPCHPSEAALEPTLAELKEQKKAMEQELQASVGPSCVSPNHRQRPLGSSTQGLRPPLPLCGVAPLQCCLPAPPLEPYLRPRGQSATHRWGRQLQCSPREGPASTPMSSAAPQAPA, from the exons ATGCTCCGGCACTCCCCCTCGCTGTGGGAGCTGGTGGAGGAGCACGTTCCGCTCCGGGAGCGACGCGAAGTGAAGAGGATTCTGGGGGAGGCGGCGGTGGACCTGAGCCTGGAGCTGCGGgcggag GTGGCGATGTTACGGGCACTGCTCCAAGAGGCTCGATCCTCTCAAGCCCCCAGCTCCCGCCCCATCTCTGACCCCTCTTCTCTTCTGGCACCACCGCCTCTCCTAAAGGACCTCTTGCGCCAGGAGCTCCGGCAGTTGCTCCAGGGTCTCCGCCACAAAGCCATCTGTGAGGGCAG GGACCAGGCCCAAGCTTGGGTCCAGTATAGCCCCAGGGTCCTGCACTTTGCCTTGGAGGAGCCCAGGTGTGATTTGCCAGAACAGGAGATATTCCAGATGAGAGGTGGTGGGCCCAG CAGCGGTCACAGAGATCTCAGCATCATCAAGGACCAACTGAACGTGTCCAACATTGACCAGGTGGCCAGACACCTGAG GGGCCTTCTGGAGGAGGAGTGTCACACCTTGGAGAGGGAGATCCTCATCCTGCAG CGCTGCCTGGAAGAGGAGTATTTGAGGCCTTGCCACCCCTCTGAGGCAGCCCTGGAGCCCACCCTGGCAG AGCTAAAGGAACAGAAGAAGGCCATGGAGCAGGAGCTGCAGGCATCTGTGGGGCCTTCTTGTGTCTCTCCCAACCACAG GCAGCGGCCCTTGGGGTCCTCCACACAGGGCCTCAGACCCCCGCTTCCCCTCTGCGGGGTTGCACCTCTCCAGTGCTGCCTGCCTGCACCTCCTCTGGAGCCCTACCTTCGACCTCGAGGCCAGTCGGCTACCCACCGCTGGGGACGGCAGCTTCAGTGCAGCCCCAGGGAAGGGCCAGCTTCCACACCCATGTCCAGTGCAGCACCCCAAGCCCCAGCCTGA
- the CCDC24 gene encoding coiled-coil domain-containing protein 24 isoform 2 (isoform 2 is encoded by transcript variant 2) yields MLRHSPSLWELVEEHVPLRERREVKRILGEAAVDLSLELRAEVAMLRALLQEARSSQAPSSRPISDPSSLLAPPPLLKDLLRQELRQLLQGLRHKAICEGRDQAQAWVQYSPRVLHFALEEPRCDLPEQEIFQMRGGGPSSGHRDLSIIKDQLNVSNIDQVARHLRGLLEEECHTLEREILILQRCLEEEYLRPCHPSEAALEPTLAELKEQKKAMEQELQASVGPSCVSPNHSGPWGPPHRASDPRFPSAGLHLSSAACLHLLWSPTFDLEASRLPTAGDGSFSAAPGKGQLPHPCPVQHPKPQPEGLVTE; encoded by the exons ATGCTCCGGCACTCCCCCTCGCTGTGGGAGCTGGTGGAGGAGCACGTTCCGCTCCGGGAGCGACGCGAAGTGAAGAGGATTCTGGGGGAGGCGGCGGTGGACCTGAGCCTGGAGCTGCGGgcggag GTGGCGATGTTACGGGCACTGCTCCAAGAGGCTCGATCCTCTCAAGCCCCCAGCTCCCGCCCCATCTCTGACCCCTCTTCTCTTCTGGCACCACCGCCTCTCCTAAAGGACCTCTTGCGCCAGGAGCTCCGGCAGTTGCTCCAGGGTCTCCGCCACAAAGCCATCTGTGAGGGCAG GGACCAGGCCCAAGCTTGGGTCCAGTATAGCCCCAGGGTCCTGCACTTTGCCTTGGAGGAGCCCAGGTGTGATTTGCCAGAACAGGAGATATTCCAGATGAGAGGTGGTGGGCCCAG CAGCGGTCACAGAGATCTCAGCATCATCAAGGACCAACTGAACGTGTCCAACATTGACCAGGTGGCCAGACACCTGAG GGGCCTTCTGGAGGAGGAGTGTCACACCTTGGAGAGGGAGATCCTCATCCTGCAG CGCTGCCTGGAAGAGGAGTATTTGAGGCCTTGCCACCCCTCTGAGGCAGCCCTGGAGCCCACCCTGGCAG AGCTAAAGGAACAGAAGAAGGCCATGGAGCAGGAGCTGCAGGCATCTGTGGGGCCTTCTTGTGTCTCTCCCAACCACAG CGGCCCTTGGGGTCCTCCACACAGGGCCTCAGACCCCCGCTTCCCCTCTGCGGGGTTGCACCTCTCCAGTGCTGCCTGCCTGCACCTCCTCTGGAGCCCTACCTTCGACCTCGAGGCCAGTCGGCTACCCACCGCTGGGGACGGCAGCTTCAGTGCAGCCCCAGGGAAGGGCCAGCTTCCACACCCATGTCCAGTGCAGCACCCCAAGCCCCAGCCTGAAGGGCTGGTCACCGAGTAG
- the CCDC24 gene encoding coiled-coil domain-containing protein 24 isoform 4 (isoform 4 is encoded by transcript variant 4) has translation MRGGGPSGHRDLSIIKDQLNVSNIDQVARHLRGLLEEECHTLEREILILQRCLEEEYLRPCHPSEAALEPTLAELKEQKKAMEQELQASVGPSCVSPNHRQRPLGSSTQGLRPPLPLCGVAPLQCCLPAPPLEPYLRPRGQSATHRWGRQLQCSPREGPASTPMSSAAPQAPA, from the exons ATGAGAGGTGGTGGGCCCAG CGGTCACAGAGATCTCAGCATCATCAAGGACCAACTGAACGTGTCCAACATTGACCAGGTGGCCAGACACCTGAG GGGCCTTCTGGAGGAGGAGTGTCACACCTTGGAGAGGGAGATCCTCATCCTGCAG CGCTGCCTGGAAGAGGAGTATTTGAGGCCTTGCCACCCCTCTGAGGCAGCCCTGGAGCCCACCCTGGCAG AGCTAAAGGAACAGAAGAAGGCCATGGAGCAGGAGCTGCAGGCATCTGTGGGGCCTTCTTGTGTCTCTCCCAACCACAG GCAGCGGCCCTTGGGGTCCTCCACACAGGGCCTCAGACCCCCGCTTCCCCTCTGCGGGGTTGCACCTCTCCAGTGCTGCCTGCCTGCACCTCCTCTGGAGCCCTACCTTCGACCTCGAGGCCAGTCGGCTACCCACCGCTGGGGACGGCAGCTTCAGTGCAGCCCCAGGGAAGGGCCAGCTTCCACACCCATGTCCAGTGCAGCACCCCAAGCCCCAGCCTGA
- the SLC6A9 gene encoding sodium- and chloride-dependent glycine transporter 1 isoform 7 (isoform 7 is encoded by transcript variant 8), with translation MRQCRAGAGRGVNERRRHAGCDRSPQDGRGSWTCGPLFPRTGVGYGMMVVSTYIGIYYNVVICIAFYYFFSSMTHVLPWAYCNNPWNTHDCAGVLDASNLTNGSRPAALPSNLSHLLNHSLQRTSPSEEYWRLYVLKLSDDIGNFGEVRLPLLGCLGVSWLVVFLCLIRGVKSSGKVVYFTATFPYVVLTILFVRGVTLEGAFDGIMYYLTPQWDKILEAKVWGDAASQIFYSLGCAWGGLITMASYNKFHNNCYRDSVIISITNCATSVYAGFVIFSILGFMANHLGVDVSRVADHGPGLAFVAYPEALTLLPISPLWSLLFFFMLILLGLGTQFCLLETLVTAIVDEVGNEWILQKKTYVTLGVAVAGFLLGIPLTSQAGIYWLLLMDNYAASFSLVVISCIMCVAIMYIYGHRNYFQDIQMMLGFPPPLFFQICWRFVSPAIIFFILVFTVIQYQPITYNHYQYPGWAVAIGFLMALSSVLCIPLYAMFRLCRTDGDTLLQRLKNATKPSRDWGPALLEHRTGRYAPTIAPSPEDGFEVQPLHPDKAQIPIVGSNGSSRLQDSRI, from the exons GAGTGGGCTATGGTATGATGGTGGTGTCCACCTACATCGGCATCTACTACAATGTGGTCATCTGCATCGCCTTCTACTACTTCTTCTCGTCCATGACGCACGTGCTGCCCTGGGCCTACTGCAATAACCCCTGGAACACGCATGACTGCGCCGGTGTACTGGACGCCTCCAACCTCACCAATGGCTCTCGGCCAGCCGCCTTGCCCAGCAACCTCTCCCACCTGCTCAACCACAGCCTCCAGAGGACCAGCCCCAGCGAGGAGTACTGGAG GCTGTACGTGCTGAAGCTGTCAGATGACATTGGGAACTTTGGGGAGGTGCGGCTGCCCCTCCTTGGCTGCCTCGGTGTCTCCTGGTTGGTCGTCTTCCTCTGCCTCATCCGAGGGGTCAAGTCTTCAGGGAAA GTGGTGTACTTCACGGCCACGTTCCCCTACGTGGTGCTGACCATTCTGTTTGTCCGCGGAGTGACCCTGGAGGGAGCCTTTGACGGCATCATGTACTACCTAACCCCGCAGTGGGACAAGAtcctggaggccaag GTGTGGGGTGATGCTGCCTCCCAGATCTTCTACTCACTGGGCTGCGCGTGGGGAGGCCTCATCACCATGGCTTCCTACAACAAGTTCCACAATAACTGTTACCG GGACAGTGTCATCATCAGCATCACCAACTGTGCCACCAGCGTCTATGCTGGCTTCGTCATCTTCTCCATCCTCGGCTTCATGGCCAATCACCTGGGCGTGGATGTGTCCCGTGTGGCAGACCACGGCCCTGGCCTGGCCTTCGTGGCTTACCCCGAGGCCCTCACACTACTTCCCATCTCCCCGCTGTGGTCTCTGCTCTTCTTCTTCATGCTTATCCTGCTGGGGCTGGGCACTCAG TTCTGCCTCCTGGAGACGCTGGTCACAGCCATTGTGGATGAGGTGGGGAATGAGTGGATCCTGCAGAAAAAGacctatgtgaccttgggcgTGGCTGTGGCTGGCTTCCTGCTGGGCATCCCCCTCACCAGCCAG GCAGGCATCTATTGGCTGCTGCTGATGGACAACTATGCGGCCAGCTTCTCCTTGGTGGTCATCTCCTGCATCATGTGTGTGGCCATCATGTACATCTACG GGCACCGGAACTACTTCCAGGACATCCAGATGATGCTGGGATTCCCACCACCCCTCTTCTTTCAGATCTGCTGGCGCTTCGTCTCTCCCGCCATCATCTTC TTTATTCTAGTTTTCACTGTGATCCAGTACCAGCCGATCACCTACAACCACTACCAGTACCCAGGCTGGGCCGTGGCCATTGGCTTCCTCATGGCTCTGTCCTCCGTCCTCTGCATCCCCCTCTACGCCATGTTCCGGCTCTGCCGCACAGACGGGGACACCCTCCTCCAG CGTTTGAAAAATGCCACAAAGCCAAGCAGAGACTggggccctgccctcctggagcacCGGACAGGGCGCTACGCCCCCACCATAGCCCCCTCTCCTGAGGACGGCTTCGAGgtccagccactgcacccggacaaGGCGCAGATCCCCATTGTGGGCAGTAATGGCTCCAGCCGCCTCCAGGACTCCCGGATATGA
- the SLC6A9 gene encoding sodium- and chloride-dependent glycine transporter 1 isoform 8 (isoform 8 is encoded by transcript variant 10) gives MMVVSTYIGIYYNVVICIAFYYFFSSMTHVLPWAYCNNPWNTHDCAGVLDASNLTNGSRPAALPSNLSHLLNHSLQRTSPSEEYWRLYVLKLSDDIGNFGEVRLPLLGCLGVSWLVVFLCLIRGVKSSGKVVYFTATFPYVVLTILFVRGVTLEGAFDGIMYYLTPQWDKILEAKVWGDAASQIFYSLGCAWGGLITMASYNKFHNNCYRDSVIISITNCATSVYAGFVIFSILGFMANHLGVDVSRVADHGPGLAFVAYPEALTLLPISPLWSLLFFFMLILLGLGTQFCLLETLVTAIVDEVGNEWILQKKTYVTLGVAVAGFLLGIPLTSQAGIYWLLLMDNYAASFSLVVISCIMCVAIMYIYGHRNYFQDIQMMLGFPPPLFFQICWRFVSPAIIFRLKNATKPSRDWGPALLEHRTGRYAPTIAPSPEDGFEVQPLHPDKAQIPIVGSNGSSRLQDSRI, from the exons ATGATGGTGGTGTCCACCTACATCGGCATCTACTACAATGTGGTCATCTGCATCGCCTTCTACTACTTCTTCTCGTCCATGACGCACGTGCTGCCCTGGGCCTACTGCAATAACCCCTGGAACACGCATGACTGCGCCGGTGTACTGGACGCCTCCAACCTCACCAATGGCTCTCGGCCAGCCGCCTTGCCCAGCAACCTCTCCCACCTGCTCAACCACAGCCTCCAGAGGACCAGCCCCAGCGAGGAGTACTGGAG GCTGTACGTGCTGAAGCTGTCAGATGACATTGGGAACTTTGGGGAGGTGCGGCTGCCCCTCCTTGGCTGCCTCGGTGTCTCCTGGTTGGTCGTCTTCCTCTGCCTCATCCGAGGGGTCAAGTCTTCAGGGAAA GTGGTGTACTTCACGGCCACGTTCCCCTACGTGGTGCTGACCATTCTGTTTGTCCGCGGAGTGACCCTGGAGGGAGCCTTTGACGGCATCATGTACTACCTAACCCCGCAGTGGGACAAGAtcctggaggccaag GTGTGGGGTGATGCTGCCTCCCAGATCTTCTACTCACTGGGCTGCGCGTGGGGAGGCCTCATCACCATGGCTTCCTACAACAAGTTCCACAATAACTGTTACCG GGACAGTGTCATCATCAGCATCACCAACTGTGCCACCAGCGTCTATGCTGGCTTCGTCATCTTCTCCATCCTCGGCTTCATGGCCAATCACCTGGGCGTGGATGTGTCCCGTGTGGCAGACCACGGCCCTGGCCTGGCCTTCGTGGCTTACCCCGAGGCCCTCACACTACTTCCCATCTCCCCGCTGTGGTCTCTGCTCTTCTTCTTCATGCTTATCCTGCTGGGGCTGGGCACTCAG TTCTGCCTCCTGGAGACGCTGGTCACAGCCATTGTGGATGAGGTGGGGAATGAGTGGATCCTGCAGAAAAAGacctatgtgaccttgggcgTGGCTGTGGCTGGCTTCCTGCTGGGCATCCCCCTCACCAGCCAG GCAGGCATCTATTGGCTGCTGCTGATGGACAACTATGCGGCCAGCTTCTCCTTGGTGGTCATCTCCTGCATCATGTGTGTGGCCATCATGTACATCTACG GGCACCGGAACTACTTCCAGGACATCCAGATGATGCTGGGATTCCCACCACCCCTCTTCTTTCAGATCTGCTGGCGCTTCGTCTCTCCCGCCATCATCTTC CGTTTGAAAAATGCCACAAAGCCAAGCAGAGACTggggccctgccctcctggagcacCGGACAGGGCGCTACGCCCCCACCATAGCCCCCTCTCCTGAGGACGGCTTCGAGgtccagccactgcacccggacaaGGCGCAGATCCCCATTGTGGGCAGTAATGGCTCCAGCCGCCTCCAGGACTCCCGGATATGA
- the SLC6A9 gene encoding sodium- and chloride-dependent glycine transporter 1 isoform 5 (isoform 5 is encoded by transcript variant 6), with protein sequence MMVVSTYIGIYYNVVICIAFYYFFSSMTHVLPWAYCNNPWNTHDCAGVLDASNLTNGSRPAALPSNLSHLLNHSLQRTSPSEEYWRLYVLKLSDDIGNFGEVRLPLLGCLGVSWLVVFLCLIRGVKSSGKVVYFTATFPYVVLTILFVRGVTLEGAFDGIMYYLTPQWDKILEAKVWGDAASQIFYSLGCAWGGLITMASYNKFHNNCYRDSVIISITNCATSVYAGFVIFSILGFMANHLGVDVSRVADHGPGLAFVAYPEALTLLPISPLWSLLFFFMLILLGLGTQFCLLETLVTAIVDEVGNEWILQKKTYVTLGVAVAGFLLGIPLTSQAGIYWLLLMDNYAASFSLVVISCIMCVAIMYIYGHRNYFQDIQMMLGFPPPLFFQICWRFVSPAIIFFILVFTVIQYQPITYNHYQYPGWAVAIGFLMALSSVLCIPLYAMFRLCRTDGDTLLQRLKNATKPSRDWGPALLEHRTGRYAPTIAPSPEDGFEVQPLHPDKAQIPIVGSNGSSRLQDSRI encoded by the exons ATGATGGTGGTGTCCACCTACATCGGCATCTACTACAATGTGGTCATCTGCATCGCCTTCTACTACTTCTTCTCGTCCATGACGCACGTGCTGCCCTGGGCCTACTGCAATAACCCCTGGAACACGCATGACTGCGCCGGTGTACTGGACGCCTCCAACCTCACCAATGGCTCTCGGCCAGCCGCCTTGCCCAGCAACCTCTCCCACCTGCTCAACCACAGCCTCCAGAGGACCAGCCCCAGCGAGGAGTACTGGAG GCTGTACGTGCTGAAGCTGTCAGATGACATTGGGAACTTTGGGGAGGTGCGGCTGCCCCTCCTTGGCTGCCTCGGTGTCTCCTGGTTGGTCGTCTTCCTCTGCCTCATCCGAGGGGTCAAGTCTTCAGGGAAA GTGGTGTACTTCACGGCCACGTTCCCCTACGTGGTGCTGACCATTCTGTTTGTCCGCGGAGTGACCCTGGAGGGAGCCTTTGACGGCATCATGTACTACCTAACCCCGCAGTGGGACAAGAtcctggaggccaag GTGTGGGGTGATGCTGCCTCCCAGATCTTCTACTCACTGGGCTGCGCGTGGGGAGGCCTCATCACCATGGCTTCCTACAACAAGTTCCACAATAACTGTTACCG GGACAGTGTCATCATCAGCATCACCAACTGTGCCACCAGCGTCTATGCTGGCTTCGTCATCTTCTCCATCCTCGGCTTCATGGCCAATCACCTGGGCGTGGATGTGTCCCGTGTGGCAGACCACGGCCCTGGCCTGGCCTTCGTGGCTTACCCCGAGGCCCTCACACTACTTCCCATCTCCCCGCTGTGGTCTCTGCTCTTCTTCTTCATGCTTATCCTGCTGGGGCTGGGCACTCAG TTCTGCCTCCTGGAGACGCTGGTCACAGCCATTGTGGATGAGGTGGGGAATGAGTGGATCCTGCAGAAAAAGacctatgtgaccttgggcgTGGCTGTGGCTGGCTTCCTGCTGGGCATCCCCCTCACCAGCCAG GCAGGCATCTATTGGCTGCTGCTGATGGACAACTATGCGGCCAGCTTCTCCTTGGTGGTCATCTCCTGCATCATGTGTGTGGCCATCATGTACATCTACG GGCACCGGAACTACTTCCAGGACATCCAGATGATGCTGGGATTCCCACCACCCCTCTTCTTTCAGATCTGCTGGCGCTTCGTCTCTCCCGCCATCATCTTC TTTATTCTAGTTTTCACTGTGATCCAGTACCAGCCGATCACCTACAACCACTACCAGTACCCAGGCTGGGCCGTGGCCATTGGCTTCCTCATGGCTCTGTCCTCCGTCCTCTGCATCCCCCTCTACGCCATGTTCCGGCTCTGCCGCACAGACGGGGACACCCTCCTCCAG CGTTTGAAAAATGCCACAAAGCCAAGCAGAGACTggggccctgccctcctggagcacCGGACAGGGCGCTACGCCCCCACCATAGCCCCCTCTCCTGAGGACGGCTTCGAGgtccagccactgcacccggacaaGGCGCAGATCCCCATTGTGGGCAGTAATGGCTCCAGCCGCCTCCAGGACTCCCGGATATGA